The Chitinophagaceae bacterium nucleotide sequence CAGGAATTAAAAAAGAAGATTGAACAGAAATAAATGAGCAATAGAAAAATTTCATGGAAGAAGTTATTGCTGACCATCATCTGGATGGCAGTGGGAGCAGGCACAATTGTGGTGCTGGTTGCTGCTGCGCAAAACCAGAAAGGGAAACATTGTAAAGATGTAATTGTAACAATAAAAGGAATAGATGGCACGGAGTATGTTAGTAAGAAGCAAATTCTGAAAACCATTTCCGGCGGCAGACCTGATTTAATGAAAGGACAGCTTATCAGAACATTTGATTTGCAGCAACTGGAACAATTACTTGAAACAAATCTCTGGATCAGGAATGCAGAACTGTTTTTTGATAACAATGACGTGCTGCATGTTGATATAACAGAACGTGAACCGGTGGCAAGAGTATTCAGGGTAAATGGTGAATCATTTTATGTGGATGAACTGGGCGATCAGTTGCCGGTTACTAATGATCAGATTGCAAGAGTGCCTGTATTTACTTCCTTCCCCAATGAAACAACGAAAGAAAGAGAAAAGGACAGTGTGCTGCAGCAACAGGTAAAAGAGATGGGGCATTATATTCTGAAGAATGATTTCTGGATGGCGCAGGTTGACCAGCTGAATATTAATAACTATGAGTTTGAGCTGGTACCAAAGTTGGGCAACCATGTGATTTTGTTTGGTGATGGTAATGGCATTGAGCCAAAGTTTAACCGCCTGCTGCTGTTTTACAATCAGATCATGAATAAAACAGGATGGAATTATTACAGTGCACTGGATGTTCGTTACGATAAACAATTAGTTGCTGTAAGACGAGACAGTGCAAGCCTGTTTAAAAGTTTTGTACTGAAGCCCGATCAGTTTCAGATGAACACAGCTATTGACAGTAATGCCATCAGCAACGATTCAATTGTTACAACAGCGAACACTAATAATAAAGACAGTTCAAAGAGTTTGTTTACCTCCGGAACCCTTAAGAGTACCCAAAAACCAGAGTCCGTTTTACAATCCGCACCTGTGAAATCACAAAAAAACCAAAATCTCAATGCTTTGAAGAACCAATTCCCTACCCCTTCGAAAAAAGCAGATAAACCAGTGCTTACAAAAAAACCTCCATCGCAAACAGATGAAGAAAAAGTGCTGAGTGAAGCGAAGAAACAACCCAAGGCGGTAATGAAAAAGAAAGACGGACAATAAGCAAATGCAGAAAGTAAACTTAAAGAACAGGTAAAAATATCATTCGAATCAGTTAATCAGAACATCAACGGTTTTACACAACTAAAAACAACATACAACAATGACAACGGAATCACCCACCAACGGAACAGCAATCAGTGCACAGGCTGTAAACAACAACCCCATTATTGTGGGTTTGGATATTGGTACCACCAAGATCGCTGCTATTGCCGGAAGAAAAAATGAATTCGGTAAACTGGAAATTCTTGGCTTTGGCCGTGCTAACTCAAGCGGTGTACAACACGGTATGGTGTTGAACATCGATCAAACCATTAAAGCAATTGAACAGGCTTTACAGAATTGTTATGCCAGTAACCCTAACTTAGAAATCAATGAAGTGTATGTTGGGATTGCAGGTCATCACATTAAAAGTCTGCAGACACGTGGCGACATTGTACGTCAGAATAATGAAGAAGAAATTGCACAGCGTGAAATTGATCAGCTTATCAGCGATCAGTTCAAAACATATATTCCTGCAGGCGATCAGATCATTGATGTGATTCCGCAGGAGTTTACTGTTGATAATTTTCAGAATATTCCCAATCCAATTGGGTACAGCGGTGTAAAAGTGGGTGCTAATTTTCATATCATCACCGGTGATAAAAACGCCATCCGCAATATCAACCGCAGCGTAGAGAAAAGCCATTTAAAAGTAAAAGACCTTGTATTGCAGCCATTGGCTTCTGCAGCTGCTGTTATGTGCGAGCATGATCTTGAAGCAGGTGTAGCCATTGTTGATATTGGTGGTGGTACAACTGACCTGGCTGTATTTTATGAAGGTATTTTAAAACATACAGCTGTGATTCCATTCGGTGGTGAAAATATTACCAACGATATTAAAATGGGATTGGGTGTATTACGTACACAGGCTGAGCAAATGAAAGTGCAGTTTGGCAGTGCGTTGGCTGATGAGGCAAAAACAAATGCATTCATCAC carries:
- the ftsA gene encoding cell division protein FtsA, with the protein product MTTESPTNGTAISAQAVNNNPIIVGLDIGTTKIAAIAGRKNEFGKLEILGFGRANSSGVQHGMVLNIDQTIKAIEQALQNCYASNPNLEINEVYVGIAGHHIKSLQTRGDIVRQNNEEEIAQREIDQLISDQFKTYIPAGDQIIDVIPQEFTVDNFQNIPNPIGYSGVKVGANFHIITGDKNAIRNINRSVEKSHLKVKDLVLQPLASAAAVMCEHDLEAGVAIVDIGGGTTDLAVFYEGILKHTAVIPFGGENITNDIKMGLGVLRTQAEQMKVQFGSALADEAKTNAFITIPGIRGMQPKEISVKNLAHIIQARMSEIMDFVTYHLKQVGLDNRMLNGGIVLTGGGSQLKHLIQLTEYVTGLNARIGYPNEHLASGHIDELAKPMYSTCIGLILKGYNVYENTQNKLKGIEVKEETVAEVMNVYDEQTDTHTVRIKKRKSLKGFMDSIKDGLIDMFNEEEDKKF
- a CDS encoding FtsQ-type POTRA domain-containing protein yields the protein MSNRKISWKKLLLTIIWMAVGAGTIVVLVAAAQNQKGKHCKDVIVTIKGIDGTEYVSKKQILKTISGGRPDLMKGQLIRTFDLQQLEQLLETNLWIRNAELFFDNNDVLHVDITEREPVARVFRVNGESFYVDELGDQLPVTNDQIARVPVFTSFPNETTKEREKDSVLQQQVKEMGHYILKNDFWMAQVDQLNINNYEFELVPKLGNHVILFGDGNGIEPKFNRLLLFYNQIMNKTGWNYYSALDVRYDKQLVAVRRDSASLFKSFVLKPDQFQMNTAIDSNAISNDSIVTTANTNNKDSSKSLFTSGTLKSTQKPESVLQSAPVKSQKNQNLNALKNQFPTPSKKADKPVLTKKPPSQTDEEKVLSEAKKQPKAVMKKKDGQ